Proteins encoded in a region of the Carassius gibelio isolate Cgi1373 ecotype wild population from Czech Republic chromosome B5, carGib1.2-hapl.c, whole genome shotgun sequence genome:
- the zgc:113208 gene encoding uncharacterized protein zgc:113208 — MSDDNERDSRKTKRKTDSDDLKAPGKKRQKIKDKNEEKSAAVQKSDALTAKADSTKTKVKASSKDKDKGKKKKSAHSTDWSEDDKRNNSDGGKNTSEIKRNEKGQLVFKDHPEFTPNLTPKEVLQAGSFGGTYFRPIYSSITKQHYKDIWQEIPNDWLDGLNISKQVASSTYRENVNTYNVKCGGSLEMWESSGWIVPQDPYGWFQWYCRFYQGRRTEDDARQISRWAKCAGVKGRWRQNLITKVVRSGCAYDNLGVSPVVRQTLQHWGYKLTLEDYKEGAKRVKLK; from the exons ATGAGTGACGATAATGAAAGAGACAGTAGGAAGacgaaaagaaaaacagattcgGATGATTTAAAGGCGCCTGGGAAGAAGAGacagaaaataaaagacaaaaacgaGGAAAAGAGCGCCGCAGTGCAGAAATCAGACg CTCTCACTGCTAAAGCGGACTCAACAAAAACTAAAGTGAAAGCTTCTAGCAAAGACAaggacaaaggaaaaaaaaaaaaatctgcccaCTCAACAGACTGGTCTGAGGATGATAAGAGAAACAACTCAGATGGCGGAAAAAATACTTCTGAAATAAAGAGGAACGAGAAAGGACAACTTGTGTTTAAAG ACCACCCAGAGTTCACACCTAACTTGACTCCTAAAGAGGTTTTACAGGCAGGCAGTTTTGGGGGTACCTATTTTAGGCCCATCTACTCCAGTATCACAA agcAACATTACAAAGATATTTGGCAGGAGATTCCCAACGACTGGCTGGATGGGCTAAACATCTCTAAACAG gtgGCTTCATCCACATACAGGGAAAATGTGAACACCTATAATGTAAAATGTGGAGGCAGTCTAGAGATGTGGGAAAGCAGTGGCTGGATTGTGCCCCAGGATCCGTACGGCTGGTTCCAGTGGTACTGCAG GTTTTACCAGGGCAGGCGAACAGAGGACGATGCACGTCAGATCAGTCGCTGGGCCAAATGTGCAGGAGTCAAAGGTCGGTGGAGGCAGAATCTCATCACAAAAGTGGTCCGGTCCGGTTGTGCTTATGACAACCTCGGTGTTTCCCCTGTGGTCAGACAGACTCTGCAGCACTGGGGCTACAAACTCACCCTGGAGGACTATAAGGAAGGAGCAAAGAGAGTCAAACTCAAATAG